A section of the Carya illinoinensis cultivar Pawnee chromosome 12, C.illinoinensisPawnee_v1, whole genome shotgun sequence genome encodes:
- the LOC122290427 gene encoding protein Iojap, chloroplastic — protein sequence MAVGTMLSIAGTGAGSATEFFGEFRNLCRVESKFRQRPKRISVCTCMDGNNFSHHNCIWRVPSTRNFNFKTRDSYLVMAIGKENVSEDTDDTYDDLFNKFGKVVFRRKDQKPHSEEVDDDAESLSFAVAMAKVASEVKAGDIKVLFVKPLVYWTRFFIIATAFSRPQIDAIGSKIRDLAEKKYGKVPTGDSKPNSWTLLDFGDVVIHIFLPQQRAFYNLEEFYGNATSIELPFENQPPFHS from the exons ATGGCAGTAGGCACTATGCTATCTATCGCTGGCACAGGAGCGGGCTCCGCAACTGAGTTTTTCGGCGAGTTCCGGAATCTGTGCCGTGTTGAATCAAAGTTCCGTCAAAGACCCAAAAGGATTTCTGTGTGCACATGCATGGATGGGAATAATTTTTCACACCACAATTGCATTTGGAGGGTACCCAGTACCAGAAACTTTAATTTCAAGACAAGGGACTCGTATTTGGTTATGGCAATTGGCAAAGAG AATGTAAGTGAAGATACAGATGATACATATGATGACTTGTTTAATAAATTTGGAAAGGTGGTGTTCAGGAGAAAGGACCAAAAGCCTCACAgtgaagaggttgatgatgatgctGAAAGCTTATCAT TTGCTGTGGCGATGGCCAAGGTTGCCAGCGAGGTCAAGGCAGGTGATATAAAGGTCCTCTTTGTGAAGCCTCTAGTGTATTGGACTCGATTTTTTATCATTGCCACAGCATTTTCTCGCCCTCAGATTGATGCTATTGG GTCAAAAATAAGAGATCTAGCTGAGAAGAAGTATGGGAAAGTTCCAACTGGGGACTCAAAACCCAACTCGTGGACCTTGTTGGACTTTG GTGACGTAGTAATCCATATATTTCTTCCTCAACAAAGAGCTTTCTACAACTTGGAAGAATTTTACGGTAATGCAACATCCATTGAGCTGCCTTTTGAAAACCAACCGCCATTTCATAGTTGA